One genomic window of Bradyrhizobium sp. CCGE-LA001 includes the following:
- the pbpC gene encoding penicillin-binding protein 1C — translation MDGRDKPGHDGRRGQLVFRLLSALALTFILAIIGFVGWVYSLGPLPLDEARQVSTTIVDRNGKLLRAYAMADGRWRLPVDAKTNVDPIYLKLLLAYEDQRFYAHDGIDPLALGRAALQLTTRGHIVSGGSTITMQLARLMEPRRQRSLYAKLRQTVRAIEIERTLSKEEILDLYLALAPYGGNLEGIRAASIAYLGKEPKRLSLAEAALLVALPQSPETRRLDRHPEAARIARDRVLDRMVGEHQVSAEDAKQAKAVPIPKLRRPMPILAPHASDSALSIVKDKPVIKLTLDANLQKVLEPLARDRAIALGPNISVGIIVVDNESGDVLARVGSADYFDESRAGQVDMTRAVRSPGSTLKPFIYGLAFEDGFVHPESLIDDRPVRFGSYAPENFDMTFQGTVPVRKALQLSLNVPAIVLLDRVGSSRLTSRLRQAGGNLVLPKDEAPGLAMGLGGVGVTLQDLVQLYTGFARLGTTKPLREIMADSDDREPLRLLDQVAAWQVGNVLLGTPPPENAAHNRIAFKTGTSYGYRDAWSVGFDGRMTIGVWVGRPDGAPVPGLIGRVAAAPILFDAFARTGKTLAPLPKPPKGTLVASNTKLPLPLKRFRPVGELVRTGGEQALHIQFPLNGSRIDVDRSLGRESAAMPVKVAGGVLPMTIMVNGTALGEIDGRRQRLIDPPGPGFARLTVIDATGAADTVVIRIQ, via the coding sequence GTGGATGGCCGGGACAAGCCCGGCCATGACGGGCGGAGAGGGCAGCTCGTCTTTCGACTTCTCTCAGCCCTCGCGCTTACCTTCATCCTCGCCATCATCGGCTTCGTCGGCTGGGTCTACTCGCTCGGCCCTTTGCCGCTCGACGAGGCGCGGCAGGTCTCCACCACCATCGTCGATCGCAACGGCAAGCTGCTGCGCGCCTATGCCATGGCCGACGGACGCTGGCGGCTGCCGGTCGACGCAAAAACGAATGTCGATCCGATCTATCTGAAGCTGCTGTTGGCCTATGAGGACCAGCGTTTCTATGCCCATGACGGAATCGACCCGCTGGCGCTGGGCCGCGCCGCATTGCAACTGACGACACGGGGCCACATCGTGTCCGGCGGCTCGACCATCACCATGCAGCTCGCGCGCCTAATGGAGCCGCGGCGGCAGCGCTCGCTCTATGCCAAGCTGCGGCAGACGGTGCGAGCCATCGAGATCGAGCGGACCCTCAGCAAGGAAGAGATCCTCGACCTCTATCTCGCGCTCGCGCCTTACGGCGGCAATCTCGAAGGCATCCGTGCGGCTTCGATCGCATATCTTGGCAAGGAGCCGAAGCGATTGTCGCTGGCCGAGGCTGCGCTGCTGGTGGCGCTGCCGCAATCGCCGGAGACGCGCCGGCTCGATCGCCATCCCGAGGCAGCCCGCATCGCGCGCGACCGCGTGCTCGACCGCATGGTCGGCGAGCATCAGGTCAGCGCTGAGGATGCGAAGCAGGCCAAGGCCGTTCCCATCCCGAAGCTGCGCAGGCCGATGCCGATCCTCGCGCCGCATGCCTCCGACAGCGCGCTGTCGATCGTCAAGGACAAGCCGGTCATCAAGCTGACGCTGGATGCGAATTTGCAGAAGGTGCTGGAGCCGCTGGCGCGCGACCGCGCGATTGCGCTTGGGCCGAACATCTCGGTCGGCATCATCGTCGTCGACAACGAGAGCGGCGACGTGCTCGCCCGCGTCGGCTCGGCCGATTATTTCGACGAGAGCCGGGCAGGGCAGGTCGACATGACCCGCGCGGTCCGTTCGCCGGGATCGACGCTGAAACCTTTCATCTATGGACTCGCCTTCGAGGACGGCTTCGTTCATCCCGAGAGCCTGATCGACGACCGGCCGGTCCGCTTCGGCTCCTACGCGCCGGAAAATTTCGACATGACGTTCCAGGGCACGGTGCCGGTGCGGAAGGCGCTGCAATTGTCGCTGAACGTACCGGCCATCGTGCTGCTCGATCGCGTCGGCTCCAGCCGGCTGACCTCGCGGCTGCGGCAGGCCGGCGGCAATCTCGTGCTGCCCAAGGACGAGGCGCCGGGCCTCGCCATGGGTCTCGGCGGCGTTGGCGTGACGCTCCAGGATCTCGTTCAGCTCTATACGGGTTTCGCGCGACTCGGCACGACCAAGCCGCTGCGCGAGATCATGGCCGACAGCGATGACCGCGAGCCGCTGCGGCTCTTGGATCAGGTCGCGGCTTGGCAAGTGGGCAACGTGCTGTTGGGCACGCCTCCGCCGGAGAACGCTGCCCATAACCGTATCGCCTTCAAGACCGGCACATCCTATGGCTATCGCGATGCCTGGTCGGTCGGCTTCGATGGCCGCATGACCATCGGCGTCTGGGTCGGCCGGCCCGACGGTGCGCCAGTTCCGGGCCTGATCGGGCGCGTCGCTGCCGCTCCGATCCTGTTCGACGCCTTCGCCCGAACCGGCAAGACGCTGGCGCCCTTGCCGAAGCCGCCCAAGGGAACTCTGGTGGCTAGCAACACCAAGCTGCCGCTGCCCTTGAAGCGGTTCCGTCCGGTCGGCGAGTTGGTGCGCACGGGAGGCGAGCAGGCCCTGCACATCCAGTTTCCGCTCAATGGCTCGCGGATCGACGTCGATCGTTCCCTTGGCCGGGAGAGCGCAGCCATGCCGGTCAAGGTCGCTGGCGGCGTGCTGCCCATGACCATCATGGTTAACGGGACTGCGCTCGGCGAGATCGACGGCCGTCGCCAGCGCCTGATCGATCCGCCCGGTCCGGGCTTTGCCCGCCTCACCGTGATCGACGCCACGGGCGCCGCGGACACAGTCGTCATTCGAATTCAGTGA
- a CDS encoding ArnT family glycosyltransferase, which yields MVETYPTPRFGAPREPKSPVNPGSGLVRMLDIATASHARAVGFLVLCALLLFLPGFFTIPPIDRDEARFAQATKQMVESGDYVDIRFQEDVRYKKPVGIYWLQSAAVEAAAALKLPKAELRIWVYRLPSLLGAIGAVLMTYWAALGFITRRAAVLAALMMCASVLLGVEARLAKTDAMLLLCVVATMGAMARAYLSWQRAEDEARPPWSWPAIFWTALAVGILIKGPLILMFAGLTIVALAIQDRDSSWLWKLRPVWGLMWTLVLVLPWFVAIFWRAGETFFTDSVGGDMLSKLGAQESHGAPPGLYLALFWITFWPGAPLAAMAAPAVWRARREPGAQFLLAWLIPSWIVFEAVLTKLPHYVLPLYPAIAILTAGAVERRVLSRSWLMRGAAWWFAIPAAASIIAVVGAVILTRQPAFVAWPFIAAALIFGLFAWWLYDNNRAERSLLNALVAALMLAVVVYGIVLPSLTPLFPSIEIARALRNVTCVGPKAASAGYHEPSLVFLTGTKTLLTDGSGAADFLGQGSCRFALIEQRSERSFVQRAEAIGLRYKVGTRIDGYNFSQGRAISISIFRSEGTE from the coding sequence ATGGTCGAGACCTACCCAACTCCCCGTTTTGGAGCGCCCCGCGAGCCGAAATCGCCCGTCAATCCGGGCAGCGGGCTCGTGCGCATGCTCGATATCGCCACGGCCAGCCATGCCCGCGCGGTCGGCTTCCTGGTGCTGTGTGCGCTGCTGCTCTTCCTGCCCGGCTTCTTCACTATTCCGCCGATCGACCGCGACGAAGCACGCTTCGCCCAGGCCACCAAGCAGATGGTGGAGAGCGGCGACTATGTCGACATCCGCTTCCAGGAGGATGTCCGCTACAAGAAGCCGGTCGGCATCTATTGGCTGCAATCGGCTGCCGTGGAAGCTGCCGCGGCGCTCAAGCTGCCGAAGGCCGAATTGCGCATCTGGGTCTATCGCCTGCCGTCGCTGCTGGGAGCGATCGGCGCGGTGCTCATGACCTATTGGGCCGCGCTGGGCTTCATCACGCGGCGTGCCGCAGTGTTGGCGGCCCTCATGATGTGCGCCTCCGTGCTGCTCGGCGTCGAGGCGCGGCTCGCCAAAACCGACGCGATGCTGCTGCTCTGTGTGGTCGCGACGATGGGAGCAATGGCGCGGGCCTATCTGTCCTGGCAGCGCGCCGAGGACGAGGCCCGTCCGCCCTGGAGCTGGCCGGCTATCTTCTGGACCGCGCTCGCCGTCGGCATCCTGATCAAGGGGCCACTGATCCTGATGTTCGCGGGCCTGACCATCGTCGCGCTCGCGATCCAGGACCGTGACTCGTCTTGGCTCTGGAAGCTGCGCCCGGTCTGGGGCCTGATGTGGACGCTGGTACTGGTGCTGCCCTGGTTCGTCGCGATCTTCTGGCGCGCGGGCGAGACCTTCTTCACCGATTCCGTCGGCGGCGACATGCTGAGCAAGCTGGGGGCCCAGGAATCCCACGGCGCGCCGCCCGGGCTGTACCTGGCACTGTTCTGGATCACTTTCTGGCCCGGCGCGCCGCTCGCGGCGATGGCGGCGCCCGCGGTCTGGCGGGCGCGGCGCGAGCCTGGCGCGCAGTTCCTGCTGGCCTGGCTGATCCCGTCCTGGATCGTGTTCGAGGCGGTGCTGACCAAGCTGCCGCATTACGTGCTGCCGCTGTACCCCGCGATTGCGATCCTCACCGCCGGCGCGGTGGAGCGGCGTGTGCTGTCGCGGTCCTGGCTGATGCGCGGCGCGGCCTGGTGGTTCGCGATCCCCGCGGCCGCCTCGATCATCGCGGTGGTCGGCGCGGTGATCCTGACGCGGCAGCCGGCCTTCGTGGCCTGGCCGTTCATCGCGGCCGCGCTGATCTTCGGCCTGTTCGCCTGGTGGCTCTACGACAACAACCGGGCCGAGCGCTCGCTGCTCAACGCGCTGGTCGCCGCTTTGATGCTGGCGGTGGTTGTCTACGGCATCGTGCTGCCGTCGCTGACCCCACTGTTTCCGAGCATCGAGATCGCGCGCGCGCTGCGCAACGTCACCTGCGTCGGGCCGAAGGCGGCTTCTGCCGGCTATCACGAGCCGAGCCTGGTCTTCCTGACGGGCACGAAGACGCTGCTGACCGACGGCTCGGGTGCGGCGGACTTCCTCGGGCAAGGCAGCTGCCGCTTCGCCCTGATCGAGCAGCGCTCGGAACGCAGCTTCGTGCAGCGCGCCGAGGCGATCGGATTGCGCTACAAGGTCGGCACGCGCATCGACGGCTATAATTTCTCGCAAGGGCGTGCGATCTCGATCTCGATCTTCCGCTCGGAAGGCACCGAATAG
- a CDS encoding phosphatase PAP2 family protein translates to MRGPTDIAPRAGYPAHLLAVSWRALAQLVRSPSHSRRAEAARKLARHSLWLSAVGAALAIVLMVAFDQTEIQLMPARGTPGLWPIRILTDFGKDEYLLSVMGAGLVVLALVAAGLHGRRRALLLGFGTRLQFLFLSVAVSAFAAEILKYVIGRGRPFVGGTANAFNFVPFEGTGAYASLPSGHAVAAFALAFAVSALWPRLRVFMFTYAIVILLTRLVLLAHHPSDVVAGALVGTVGAMAVRYWFAARRLGFAIRSDGAIVAIPGPFKRVARGASAP, encoded by the coding sequence ATGCGGGGCCCGACCGATATCGCGCCGCGTGCAGGCTATCCCGCGCACTTGCTCGCCGTGTCCTGGCGCGCGCTGGCCCAACTCGTGCGCTCGCCCTCGCATTCGCGCCGCGCCGAAGCCGCCCGAAAGCTGGCGCGGCACTCGCTGTGGCTCAGCGCAGTGGGCGCAGCCCTGGCCATCGTGCTGATGGTCGCGTTCGACCAGACCGAGATCCAGCTGATGCCGGCGCGCGGAACGCCGGGCCTATGGCCGATCCGCATCCTCACCGATTTCGGCAAGGACGAGTATCTGCTGTCGGTGATGGGTGCCGGGCTGGTGGTTCTGGCGTTGGTTGCGGCAGGGCTGCATGGGAGGCGCCGCGCGCTGCTGCTCGGCTTCGGCACGCGGCTGCAATTCCTGTTTCTGTCGGTTGCCGTGTCGGCGTTCGCCGCCGAGATTTTGAAATATGTCATCGGCCGCGGACGGCCCTTCGTCGGCGGTACGGCGAATGCATTCAACTTCGTCCCGTTCGAAGGGACGGGGGCCTATGCGAGTCTGCCCTCGGGGCATGCCGTGGCCGCGTTCGCCCTGGCGTTTGCAGTCTCGGCCTTGTGGCCGCGTTTGCGCGTGTTCATGTTCACTTACGCAATCGTGATCCTGCTGACGCGCCTCGTGCTGCTCGCGCATCATCCAAGCGACGTCGTGGCCGGTGCCCTGGTGGGAACGGTCGGCGCCATGGCCGTGCGCTACTGGTTTGCGGCCCGAAGGCTGGGTTTTGCCATCCGCTCCGACGGCGCCATCGTGGCCATCCCGGGCCCTTTCAAAAGGGTTGCCCGCGGGGCATCCGCCCCATAA
- a CDS encoding glycosyltransferase family 2 protein, protein MSTSQPSVSIVVPVRNEADNIVPLVEEITAALDGRWDYEIIYVNDGSTDATGERLAAIMKQRSNLRQLRHARSGGQSAAVRSGVRAARGVIVATLDGDGQNNPAFLPDLIAAVEKGAGRVGLAAGQRIGRKDTGFKKLQSRVANGVRNAILKDGTRDTGCGLKAFRRDVFLMLPYFDGLHRFLPALVRREGYDIAYVDVIDRPRHSGVSNYGFFDRLWIGIMDLAGVWWLIRRKKPTPDVTEVNA, encoded by the coding sequence TTGTCGACGTCCCAGCCTTCGGTTTCCATCGTCGTTCCCGTGCGCAACGAAGCCGACAACATCGTGCCGCTGGTCGAGGAGATCACGGCGGCACTCGATGGCCGCTGGGACTATGAGATCATCTACGTCAACGACGGCTCGACCGATGCGACCGGCGAGCGGCTTGCCGCCATCATGAAGCAGCGGAGCAACCTGCGTCAGCTGCGCCATGCGCGATCGGGCGGTCAATCGGCGGCCGTGCGTAGCGGCGTGCGTGCGGCGCGCGGGGTCATCGTGGCCACGCTCGACGGTGACGGCCAGAACAATCCGGCGTTCCTGCCGGACCTGATCGCGGCGGTCGAGAAGGGCGCGGGGCGCGTCGGGCTCGCCGCCGGCCAGCGGATCGGGCGCAAGGACACCGGCTTCAAGAAGCTTCAGTCGCGCGTGGCGAACGGGGTTCGCAACGCGATCCTGAAGGACGGCACGCGCGATACCGGCTGCGGGTTGAAGGCGTTCCGGCGCGACGTTTTCCTGATGCTGCCCTATTTCGACGGGCTGCATCGCTTCCTGCCGGCGCTCGTCCGCCGCGAAGGCTACGACATCGCCTATGTCGATGTGATCGACCGGCCGCGCCACTCCGGTGTATCCAACTACGGCTTCTTCGACCGGCTGTGGATCGGCATCATGGATCTCGCCGGTGTGTGGTGGCTGATCCGCCGCAAGAAGCCGACTCCTGACGTGACCGAGGTGAACGCATGA
- a CDS encoding lipid-A-disaccharide synthase N-terminal domain-containing protein — protein sequence MIIQYGQALSNYLYDVFVAKFDFWLAFGLVAQLFFTARFLVQWIASERAGNSVVPMAFWFCSMGGGLMTLVYGVVKREPVIILGQSLATVIYIRNIMLIWKNRGTASKTLDR from the coding sequence ATGATCATTCAATACGGTCAGGCGCTGAGCAACTATCTCTACGACGTCTTCGTCGCCAAGTTCGATTTCTGGCTCGCGTTCGGCCTCGTCGCGCAATTGTTCTTCACCGCGCGCTTCCTGGTGCAGTGGATCGCCAGCGAGCGCGCCGGCAACAGCGTGGTGCCGATGGCGTTCTGGTTCTGCTCGATGGGCGGCGGGCTGATGACGCTGGTCTATGGCGTCGTGAAACGCGAGCCGGTCATCATTCTCGGACAGTCGCTCGCGACCGTCATCTACATCAGAAACATCATGCTGATCTGGAAGAACCGCGGCACCGCCTCGAAGACGCTGGACCGTTGA
- a CDS encoding Na/Pi cotransporter family protein — MGTLVLLDLMGGVALLLWGLHMVHSGILRAFGPDLRRLLGKALGNRFNAFAAGLGLTALLQSSTATALITSSFAAEGLVSLAAALAIMLGANVGTTLIVQVLSFNIAAIAPVLFVIGLVAFRSGPRSRIKDIGRVCIGLGLMLLALHILLDTLAPAENAPGVRVVMSAITGDPILCIVVAALITWAVHSSVASVLLIMSLAYSQFITPEAALALVLGANLGSAINPVFEGARRDDPASYRLPVGNLVNRVVGTALVLPFLSVIAGHMHAWQPDLAKMTAAFHIAFNVGTAVLFIGLLDAMSRLLTRLLPDRIREADPARPRYLDETALETPSLALADAARETLRMGDLVEVMLRKVMAAMMTGDRALVDQVSKTDNLVDGLDEAIKLYVTKLMRGSLDESEGRRAMEIISFAINLEHIGDIIDKSLSELATKKIKHRFQFSAEGAEELAAFHKRTMDSLRIAFGVFMSGDANEARKLLVEKTALRNTELAAVERHLDRLREGRPETIETTSLHLDVLRDLRRIHSHICSVAYPVLDAAGEPYRRHEADRAALPASGAASALPR; from the coding sequence ATGGGAACGTTGGTTCTGCTCGACCTGATGGGCGGCGTTGCGTTGCTGTTGTGGGGCCTGCACATGGTCCACAGCGGGATCCTGCGTGCCTTCGGTCCCGACCTCAGGCGCCTGCTCGGCAAGGCACTCGGCAACCGCTTCAACGCATTTGCCGCCGGCCTCGGTCTCACCGCCCTGCTCCAGAGCAGCACGGCCACCGCGCTGATCACGAGTTCGTTCGCCGCCGAAGGCCTCGTCAGCCTCGCCGCCGCGCTCGCCATCATGCTGGGAGCCAATGTCGGCACGACGCTGATCGTGCAGGTACTGTCGTTCAACATCGCAGCCATCGCGCCGGTGTTGTTCGTGATCGGGCTCGTCGCCTTCCGTTCCGGCCCGCGCTCGCGGATCAAGGACATCGGCCGCGTCTGCATCGGCCTCGGCCTGATGCTGCTCGCGCTCCACATTCTGCTCGACACGCTGGCGCCGGCCGAGAACGCGCCCGGCGTGCGCGTCGTGATGTCGGCGATCACGGGCGATCCCATCCTGTGCATCGTCGTCGCCGCGCTCATCACCTGGGCGGTGCATTCGAGCGTTGCCAGCGTGCTACTGATCATGTCGCTGGCCTATTCGCAGTTCATTACGCCGGAAGCCGCTCTCGCATTGGTGCTCGGGGCCAATCTCGGCAGCGCCATCAATCCGGTGTTCGAGGGCGCCAGGCGCGACGATCCCGCAAGCTATCGCCTGCCGGTCGGCAATCTCGTCAACCGCGTGGTCGGGACTGCCCTCGTCCTGCCCTTCCTGAGCGTGATCGCCGGACACATGCACGCCTGGCAGCCCGATCTCGCCAAGATGACCGCGGCCTTTCATATCGCTTTCAACGTCGGCACGGCCGTTCTCTTCATCGGCCTGCTCGATGCCATGTCGCGCCTGCTGACCCGGCTGCTGCCGGATCGCATCCGGGAGGCCGATCCGGCGCGCCCGCGCTATCTCGACGAGACCGCGCTGGAGACGCCGTCACTGGCACTCGCGGACGCCGCCCGCGAGACCCTGCGCATGGGCGATCTCGTCGAGGTCATGCTGCGCAAGGTGATGGCTGCGATGATGACGGGGGACCGTGCGCTGGTCGACCAGGTCTCGAAGACGGACAATCTCGTTGACGGCCTCGACGAGGCCATCAAGCTCTACGTGACGAAGCTGATGCGGGGCAGCCTCGACGAGAGCGAAGGACGCCGCGCGATGGAGATCATCTCCTTCGCCATCAACCTGGAGCATATCGGCGACATCATCGACAAGAGCCTCAGCGAGCTCGCCACCAAGAAGATCAAGCACCGCTTCCAGTTCTCGGCCGAGGGCGCCGAGGAGCTCGCGGCCTTCCACAAGCGCACGATGGATTCGCTGCGGATCGCCTTCGGCGTCTTCATGTCGGGCGACGCCAACGAGGCGCGTAAGCTGCTGGTGGAGAAGACGGCGCTGCGCAACACCGAGCTCGCTGCCGTCGAGCGCCATCTGGACCGGCTGCGCGAGGGGCGTCCCGAGACTATCGAGACCACGTCGCTGCATCTGGACGTGCTGCGCGATCTGCGCCGCATCCACTCGCATATCTGCTCGGTGGCCTATCCCGTGCTGGATGCGGCCGGCGAGCCCTATCGCCGGCACGAGGCCGATCGCGCCGCCCTGCCCGCCTCAGGCGCGGCATCGGCGTTACCGCGATAG
- the metC gene encoding cystathionine beta-lyase: MDSSHPSQQHAETRLVTSGRDTKAQKGFVNPPVFHGSTVLYPTAEDLHAHRGEFTYGRHGSPTTKAFQETLMALEGPQCAGVGIVPSGLSAISTTLLSVLKAGDHLLVCDNVYRPSRNFCNGMLVRYGVETTYFDPLIGAGIDKLFKPNTRAVLVEAPGSQSFEMPDIRAIAEVAHGRGALVIDDNTWATPLYHRSLDQGVDISMQAATKYIGGHSDIMFGTISANAKAWPQIAEGIRLLGVCAGPDDVFLALRGLRTLSVRLAQHHRSGLDMARWLASRSEVARVLHPGLESDPGHAIWKRDFTGASGLFSIVLKPAPQKAVDTMLNTLKLFGMGFSWGGFESLAIPFDCDAYRTATKWAPGGPTLRLHIGLENVDDLKADLDRGFAALKAAM; encoded by the coding sequence ATGGATTCCTCACACCCCTCCCAGCAGCACGCCGAGACCCGGCTGGTCACCTCCGGCCGCGACACCAAGGCGCAGAAGGGGTTCGTCAATCCGCCGGTCTTCCACGGCTCGACCGTGCTCTATCCGACCGCCGAGGACCTGCACGCCCATCGCGGCGAGTTCACCTATGGCCGCCACGGTTCCCCCACCACCAAGGCGTTCCAGGAGACGCTGATGGCGCTGGAGGGGCCGCAATGCGCCGGCGTCGGCATCGTCCCGTCGGGGCTGTCGGCGATCTCCACCACCCTGCTCTCGGTGCTCAAGGCCGGCGACCATCTCCTAGTCTGCGACAACGTCTATCGGCCCTCGCGCAATTTCTGCAACGGCATGCTCGTCCGCTATGGCGTCGAGACCACCTATTTCGATCCGCTGATCGGCGCCGGCATCGACAAGCTGTTCAAGCCCAATACCCGCGCCGTGCTGGTCGAGGCACCGGGCTCGCAGTCGTTCGAGATGCCTGACATCCGTGCCATCGCCGAGGTCGCGCATGGCCGCGGCGCGCTCGTCATCGACGACAACACCTGGGCGACCCCGCTCTATCACCGCTCGCTCGACCAGGGCGTCGACATCAGCATGCAGGCCGCGACCAAATATATCGGCGGCCATTCCGACATCATGTTCGGCACCATCTCGGCCAACGCCAAGGCCTGGCCGCAGATTGCCGAGGGCATTCGCCTGCTCGGCGTCTGCGCCGGACCCGACGACGTCTTCCTCGCGCTGCGCGGTTTGCGCACGCTCTCGGTGCGCCTCGCGCAGCATCATCGCTCGGGGCTCGACATGGCGCGCTGGCTCGCCAGCCGGTCCGAGGTTGCGCGCGTGCTGCATCCGGGTCTCGAGAGCGATCCAGGTCACGCGATCTGGAAGCGCGACTTCACCGGCGCTTCGGGCCTGTTCAGCATCGTGCTGAAGCCGGCGCCGCAGAAGGCGGTCGACACCATGCTCAACACACTCAAACTGTTCGGCATGGGCTTTTCCTGGGGCGGCTTCGAGAGCCTCGCGATTCCCTTCGACTGCGACGCCTATCGCACCGCGACCAAATGGGCGCCGGGCGGCCCGACGCTGCGCCTGCACATCGGGCTCGAGAACGTCGACGATCTCAAGGCCGATCTTGACCGCGGCTTCGCTGCCCTCAAAGCGGCAATGTGA
- a CDS encoding amino acid ABC transporter substrate-binding protein produces MKRVTLALTLALVAGLSTQAADAQTLKTVKDRGMLSCGVSQGLPGFSSPDDKGNWTGLDVDLCRAIAGAVFNDPTKVKYVPLSAKDRFTALQSGEVDVLSRNTTWTISRDTSLGANFTGVTYYDGQGFMVKKSLKVNSALELNSASVCVQTGTTTEQNLADYFKANNMKYEVIAFGTNDETVKAYEAGRCDVFTTDQSGLYANRLKLANPNDHMVLPEIISKEPLGPMVRHGDDQWFDIVKWTLFAMITAEELGVTSKNVDEKAKLENPELKRVLGSDGNFGEQLGLTKDWVVRIVKTVGNYGEVFDRNVGAGSPLAINRGLNNLWNKGGLQYAPPIR; encoded by the coding sequence ATGAAACGCGTAACCCTGGCTCTCACACTTGCTCTCGTCGCCGGCCTGTCCACCCAAGCCGCCGATGCGCAAACGCTCAAGACCGTCAAGGACCGCGGCATGCTGTCCTGCGGCGTCAGCCAGGGCCTGCCGGGCTTCTCGTCGCCCGACGACAAGGGCAACTGGACCGGCCTCGACGTCGACCTCTGCCGCGCCATCGCCGGGGCGGTCTTCAACGATCCCACCAAGGTCAAGTACGTGCCGCTGTCCGCCAAGGACCGCTTCACGGCGCTGCAATCCGGCGAGGTCGACGTGCTCTCGCGCAACACCACCTGGACCATCTCGCGCGACACCTCGCTCGGCGCCAACTTCACCGGCGTGACCTATTACGACGGGCAGGGCTTCATGGTGAAGAAGTCGCTCAAGGTGAACTCGGCGCTCGAGCTCAACAGCGCATCTGTCTGCGTGCAGACCGGCACGACCACCGAGCAGAATCTCGCCGACTACTTCAAGGCCAACAACATGAAGTACGAGGTGATCGCGTTCGGCACCAATGACGAAACGGTCAAGGCCTATGAAGCCGGCCGCTGCGACGTGTTCACCACCGACCAGTCGGGCCTGTACGCCAACCGCCTCAAGCTCGCCAATCCCAACGACCACATGGTGCTCCCCGAAATCATCTCCAAGGAACCGCTCGGGCCGATGGTGCGCCACGGCGACGATCAGTGGTTCGACATCGTGAAATGGACGCTGTTCGCGATGATCACCGCCGAAGAGCTCGGCGTGACCTCGAAGAACGTCGACGAGAAGGCGAAGCTGGAAAACCCGGAGCTGAAGCGCGTGCTCGGCAGCGACGGCAATTTCGGCGAACAGCTCGGCCTGACCAAGGATTGGGTGGTACGGATCGTCAAGACGGTCGGCAATTACGGTGAGGTGTTCGACCGCAACGTCGGCGCCGGCTCGCCGCTCGCGATCAACCGCGGTCTGAACAATCTCTGGAACAAGGGCGGTCTCCAGTACGCGCCGCCGATCCGCTGA